One window of Inquilinus sp. Marseille-Q2685 genomic DNA carries:
- the coxB gene encoding cytochrome c oxidase subunit II has product MTRLLVPLGAALLAGCSRWPGALSPMGEGSDRIAGLFWLFTAVCAAVWLLVALALAIGIARRRADRPDPLAEEPRRDRVAYRVVGTCVAATGLILVALTGFSWWTGKGLAALGERPALTLKVTASQWWWQVQYEDDQPSRVLTTANEIHIPVGEPVQIKLEATDVIHSFWVPQLTGKGDLIPGRQNVITVKADAPGRYRGQCAEFCGLQHAKMALLVIAEPRAEFDAWREAQLAPAAEPQEAEARRGRDVFLSRPCLMCHQIRGTSAGARSGPELTHFASRETIAAGVLPMTRGALAAWIADPQAVKPGSNMPRVRLDADELNALVAYLEALK; this is encoded by the coding sequence GTGACGCGGCTGCTCGTCCCGCTTGGGGCCGCGCTGCTTGCCGGCTGCAGCCGGTGGCCGGGGGCGCTGTCGCCGATGGGCGAGGGCAGCGATCGGATCGCCGGGCTGTTCTGGCTGTTCACCGCCGTCTGTGCCGCGGTCTGGCTGCTGGTTGCGCTGGCCCTGGCGATCGGCATCGCCCGCCGCCGCGCCGACCGGCCCGACCCGCTGGCGGAAGAGCCGCGGCGCGACCGTGTGGCGTACCGGGTGGTCGGCACCTGCGTGGCCGCGACCGGCCTGATCCTGGTCGCGCTGACCGGCTTCAGCTGGTGGACCGGCAAGGGGCTGGCGGCCCTCGGGGAGAGGCCAGCGCTGACGCTGAAGGTCACCGCCAGCCAGTGGTGGTGGCAGGTGCAGTACGAGGACGACCAGCCCAGCCGGGTGCTGACCACGGCGAACGAGATCCACATCCCGGTCGGCGAGCCGGTGCAGATCAAGCTGGAGGCGACCGACGTCATCCATTCCTTCTGGGTGCCGCAGCTGACGGGCAAGGGGGACCTGATCCCCGGCCGCCAGAACGTGATCACCGTCAAGGCCGACGCGCCCGGCCGCTATCGCGGGCAGTGCGCCGAATTCTGCGGTCTGCAGCATGCGAAGATGGCGCTGCTGGTGATCGCCGAGCCGCGCGCGGAATTCGATGCCTGGCGCGAGGCTCAGCTGGCCCCCGCCGCCGAGCCGCAGGAGGCGGAGGCGCGGCGGGGGCGCGACGTCTTCCTGTCCAGGCCTTGCCTGATGTGCCACCAGATCCGCGGCACGTCGGCTGGCGCCCGCTCGGGGCCGGAGCTGACCCATTTCGCCAGCCGCGAGACCATCGCGGCCGGCGTCCTGCCGATGACCCGCGGCGCCCTGGCCGCCTGGATCGCCGATCCGCAGGCGGTGAAGCCGGGCAGCAACATGCCGCGGGTCCGTCTCGACGCCGACGAGCTGAACGCCCTCGTCGCCTATCTCGAGGCGCTGAAATGA
- a CDS encoding c-type cytochrome → MGRTSILLLLSAVLLAPGCRREERDYDTSRAESAAETIVALAPFSPGGNPPQTAADPRGPEVERNAYALSQGKRLFQWFNCSGCHGNGGGGSGPALIDDKWIYGSGIDNIVATIREGRPNGMPSFRGRIPDDEIWQIAAYVRSVGRFVPKDAAPSRNDGMQSRPAENRLPPAEPRPVGVPQ, encoded by the coding sequence ATGGGCCGGACTTCGATCCTCCTGCTGCTCTCCGCCGTCCTGCTGGCCCCCGGGTGCCGGCGCGAGGAGCGCGACTACGACACGTCGCGGGCGGAATCCGCCGCCGAGACGATCGTGGCGCTGGCGCCGTTCTCGCCCGGTGGGAATCCGCCGCAGACGGCGGCCGATCCCAGGGGGCCGGAGGTTGAGCGGAACGCCTATGCCCTGAGCCAGGGCAAGCGGCTGTTCCAATGGTTCAACTGCAGCGGCTGCCACGGCAATGGCGGCGGCGGCTCCGGCCCCGCGCTGATCGACGACAAATGGATCTACGGCAGCGGCATCGACAACATCGTCGCCACCATCCGCGAGGGCCGGCCGAACGGCATGCCGTCCTTCCGCGGCCGCATCCCGGATGACGAGATCTGGCAGATCGCCGCCTATGTCCGTTCGGTGGGCCGCTTCGTGCCGAAGGATGCGGCGCCGTCGCGCAACGACGGCATGCAGTCGCGCCCGGCCGAGAACCGGCTGCCGCCGGCGGAGCCGCGCCCGGTCGGGGTGCCGCAGTGA
- a CDS encoding substrate-binding domain-containing protein: protein MSSAFPRLLLAAVLALAAGGAGARELRVCADPNNLPFSNEKEEGFENRIAALVAQDLGATVTYTWWAQRRGFIRETLQAGLCDLVPGTMLGLEMLRSTRPYYRSGYVFVTRADGPQIRSFDDPALKDLRIGVQLVGDDGANPPPAEALARRGLAGHVVGYTVYGNYAEPSPAGRIVAAVAKGEIDVAVVWGPFAGYFAPRQRVGLTVTPVQPQTEGLMPMVFDIAMGVRREDKGLADEVNAALSRHRGEIDAILARYGVPRLDLAQHVGP from the coding sequence ATGTCTTCCGCCTTCCCTAGGCTGCTGCTGGCCGCGGTGCTGGCGCTGGCCGCCGGCGGCGCCGGGGCACGCGAGCTCAGGGTCTGCGCCGACCCGAACAACCTGCCGTTCTCGAACGAGAAGGAGGAGGGTTTCGAGAACCGCATCGCCGCGCTGGTGGCGCAGGATCTCGGCGCCACCGTGACCTACACTTGGTGGGCGCAGCGCCGCGGCTTCATCCGCGAGACGCTGCAGGCCGGGCTGTGCGACCTGGTCCCCGGCACCATGCTGGGGCTGGAGATGCTGCGCTCGACCCGGCCCTATTACCGCTCCGGCTACGTCTTCGTCACCCGCGCCGACGGCCCGCAGATCCGGTCCTTCGACGACCCCGCCCTCAAGGACCTGCGCATCGGCGTGCAACTGGTCGGCGACGACGGCGCCAATCCGCCGCCGGCCGAGGCGCTGGCCCGGCGCGGCCTGGCCGGGCACGTCGTCGGCTACACCGTCTACGGGAACTACGCCGAACCGAGCCCGGCCGGCCGGATCGTCGCGGCGGTGGCGAAGGGCGAGATCGACGTCGCCGTGGTCTGGGGGCCTTTCGCCGGCTATTTCGCACCTCGCCAGCGGGTTGGGCTGACGGTCACCCCGGTGCAGCCGCAGACCGAGGGGCTGATGCCGATGGTGTTCGACATCGCCATGGGCGTGCGCCGCGAGGACAAGGGGCTGGCCGACGAGGTGAACGCCGCGCTGAGCCGGCATCGCGGCGAGATCGATGCGATCCTGGCGCGATACGGCGTGCCGCGCCTGGACCTCGCCCAGCATGTGGGGCCGTGA
- a CDS encoding methanol/ethanol family PQQ-dependent dehydrogenase, whose product MGILVWAGVATAQDLPQPPAAAAPPEDGQWAMPAKNHASTRYSGLDEINAGNVAGLQPAFTFSLGVNRGQEAPPLVVGDTMYIQAPYPNILYALDLTRPGAPLKWMYEPKPEAAAQGVACCDVVTRGPAVADGRVFLNTLDGNTIAVDAATGHEIWRTKLGDINIGETITMAPLVAKGKVLVGNSGGEYGVRGWIAALDAATGKPAWKAYSTGPDADVLIGPDFKPFYEADRGKDLGVSTWPPGAWQQGGGNVWGWISYDPDLNLIYHGTGNPGPWNPDLRPGDNKWTAGIFARDLDTGAARWAYQWSPHDLYDHDGINENILLDMDWQGQPRKVLVRPERNGYVYVLDRVTGEVLSAKPFVPITSSSGVDLKTGRLAMVADKAPQTGRVIRDICPAAPGAKDWNPSAYSPRTGLLYIPHNNLCMDVLGIEANYIAGTPYVGAEVRMKPGPGGHRGEVTAWKVAEGEPAWTVQENFPVWSGALVTAGDVVFYGTFEGWFKALDARSGRLLWQFKTGSGIIGQPTTYRGPDGHQYVAILSGAGGWAGAVVAGDLDPRDQTAALGFVGAMGDLKTATTRGGMLYVFRLP is encoded by the coding sequence ATGGGCATCCTCGTCTGGGCGGGCGTCGCGACGGCGCAGGATCTGCCGCAGCCGCCCGCCGCTGCGGCCCCGCCCGAGGACGGGCAGTGGGCGATGCCGGCGAAGAACCACGCCAGCACCCGCTACAGCGGCCTCGACGAGATCAACGCCGGCAACGTCGCCGGGCTGCAGCCCGCCTTCACCTTCTCGCTCGGCGTCAACCGTGGGCAGGAGGCGCCGCCGCTCGTCGTCGGCGACACGATGTACATCCAGGCGCCCTATCCGAACATCCTCTACGCGCTCGACCTGACCAGGCCGGGCGCGCCGCTGAAATGGATGTACGAGCCGAAACCCGAGGCCGCGGCTCAGGGCGTGGCCTGCTGCGACGTGGTCACCCGCGGCCCCGCCGTGGCCGACGGCCGCGTCTTCCTGAACACGCTGGACGGCAACACCATCGCCGTCGACGCCGCGACCGGCCATGAGATCTGGCGGACGAAGCTCGGCGACATCAATATCGGCGAGACCATCACCATGGCGCCGCTGGTGGCCAAGGGGAAGGTGCTGGTCGGCAATTCCGGCGGCGAGTACGGGGTGCGCGGCTGGATCGCGGCGCTCGACGCCGCCACCGGCAAGCCGGCCTGGAAGGCCTACAGCACCGGGCCCGACGCCGATGTCCTGATCGGCCCGGACTTCAAGCCCTTCTACGAGGCGGATCGCGGCAAGGACCTCGGCGTCTCGACCTGGCCGCCCGGCGCCTGGCAACAGGGCGGCGGCAATGTCTGGGGCTGGATCTCCTACGACCCCGATCTGAACCTGATCTATCACGGCACCGGCAATCCCGGACCTTGGAACCCGGATCTCCGCCCTGGCGACAACAAATGGACCGCCGGCATCTTCGCCCGCGACCTCGACACCGGCGCCGCCCGCTGGGCCTATCAGTGGAGCCCGCACGACCTCTACGACCATGACGGGATCAACGAGAACATACTGCTCGACATGGATTGGCAGGGCCAGCCGCGGAAGGTCCTGGTCCGGCCGGAGCGCAACGGCTACGTCTATGTGCTGGACCGTGTCACCGGCGAGGTGCTGTCGGCCAAGCCCTTCGTGCCGATCACCAGCAGCAGCGGCGTCGACCTGAAGACCGGCCGCCTGGCGATGGTAGCGGACAAGGCGCCTCAGACCGGCCGGGTGATCCGCGACATCTGCCCGGCGGCGCCGGGCGCCAAGGACTGGAACCCTTCGGCCTATTCGCCGCGGACCGGGCTGCTCTACATCCCGCACAACAACCTGTGCATGGATGTCCTGGGGATAGAGGCGAACTACATCGCCGGCACCCCCTATGTCGGCGCCGAGGTGCGGATGAAGCCCGGCCCCGGCGGCCATCGCGGCGAGGTCACCGCCTGGAAGGTCGCCGAGGGCGAACCGGCCTGGACGGTGCAGGAGAATTTCCCGGTCTGGAGCGGGGCGCTGGTCACCGCCGGCGACGTGGTCTTCTACGGAACCTTCGAAGGCTGGTTCAAGGCGCTGGACGCGCGCAGCGGCAGGCTGCTGTGGCAGTTCAAGACCGGCTCCGGGATCATCGGCCAGCCCACCACCTATCGCGGGCCGGACGGGCACCAGTATGTCGCCATCCTGTCCGGCGCCGGCGGCTGGGCGGGCGCGGTCGTCGCCGGGGACCTCGACCCGCGCGACCAGACCGCGGCGCTGGGCTTCGTCGGCGCCATGGGCGACCTCAAGACGGCGACGACGCGGGGAGGCATGCTCTATGTCTTCCGCCTTCCCTAG
- a CDS encoding S24/S26 family peptidase has translation MLEPHQRLVLARTKAGHETAADAARAFGWSPITYRAHESGLRGLRRDAAARYAAAFGVSEAWLLTGEGAPAGLRPMVPVVGHVGAGAEVHMLEGDQSTERIDEADAPPAADEHTVAVIVRGDSMAPAFRDRDVIYYRNVRADPEQLIGRECVIRLADGRTFVKILMRGSGPGLFTLFSYNAPLISDVAIEWAVPVKWVMRD, from the coding sequence ATGCTGGAACCGCATCAACGCTTGGTGCTGGCACGGACCAAGGCCGGTCACGAGACCGCGGCGGACGCCGCCCGCGCCTTCGGCTGGAGCCCGATCACCTACCGCGCCCATGAATCCGGGCTGCGCGGGCTGCGCCGCGATGCCGCCGCGCGCTACGCCGCCGCCTTCGGCGTATCCGAAGCCTGGCTGCTCACCGGCGAGGGCGCGCCGGCGGGGCTGCGGCCGATGGTGCCGGTCGTCGGCCATGTCGGCGCCGGGGCCGAGGTGCATATGCTCGAGGGCGACCAGTCGACTGAGCGGATCGACGAGGCCGATGCCCCTCCGGCGGCCGACGAGCACACCGTCGCCGTCATCGTTCGCGGCGATTCGATGGCGCCCGCCTTCCGAGACCGCGACGTCATCTACTACCGCAACGTCCGGGCCGATCCGGAGCAGTTGATCGGCCGGGAATGCGTGATCCGCCTGGCCGACGGCCGGACCTTCGTCAAGATCCTGATGCGCGGCAGCGGCCCCGGCCTGTTCACCCTGTTCAGCTACAACGCACCCCTGATCTCCGACGTCGCGATCGAATGGGCTGTGCCGGTCAAATGGGTGATGCGCGACTAG
- the hydA gene encoding dihydropyrimidinase produces MTIALKGGTVVNADRSFRADVICDDGRIVAVGPDLEAPTGARVIDASGSYLLPGGIDPHTHMQFPFMGTVAADDYYTGTAAALSGGTTMIIDFCIPGPQQSLLDGYRQWREWGEKAVSDWSLHVAITWWSDQVREEMGTLVAEHGVNSFKHFMAYKHALMVDDDVLMHSFTRCRELGALPMVHAENGDIVWLLQKALLEAGITGPEGHALSRPPEVEGEAANRAIMIAGAAGVPLYVVHTSCREAHEAIARARANGQRVYGEPLIQHLTLDESEYRNKDWAYAAARVMSPPFRSKDHQKSLWDGLTSGSLQVVATDHCAFKAEQKRMGIDDFTLIPNGTGGIEDRMAVLWTHGVNTGRLTPSEFVAVTSANAAKIFNIYPQKGVIAPGADADLVVWDPAATKTISAATQHSNIEVNVFEGMEVRGLPVITLSQGKVVWENRELKVQRGEGRFVPRPGTAPVFEAMKIRNELRRPVPVKRDPSVHVTP; encoded by the coding sequence ATGACGATCGCACTCAAGGGCGGCACGGTGGTGAACGCCGACCGCAGCTTCCGCGCCGATGTGATCTGCGACGACGGCAGGATCGTCGCCGTCGGCCCCGACCTCGAGGCCCCGACCGGCGCGCGGGTGATCGACGCCTCGGGCAGCTACCTGCTGCCGGGCGGCATCGACCCGCACACCCACATGCAGTTCCCGTTCATGGGCACGGTGGCGGCCGACGACTACTACACCGGCACCGCCGCGGCGCTGTCCGGCGGCACCACCATGATCATCGACTTCTGCATCCCCGGCCCGCAGCAGAGCCTGCTGGACGGCTATCGCCAGTGGCGCGAATGGGGCGAGAAAGCCGTTTCCGACTGGTCGCTGCACGTCGCCATCACCTGGTGGTCCGACCAGGTGCGGGAGGAGATGGGCACTCTGGTGGCCGAGCACGGCGTCAACAGCTTCAAGCACTTCATGGCGTACAAACACGCCCTGATGGTCGATGACGACGTGCTGATGCACAGCTTCACCCGCTGCCGCGAGCTCGGCGCCCTGCCGATGGTGCATGCCGAGAACGGCGACATCGTCTGGCTGCTGCAGAAGGCGCTGCTCGAGGCCGGCATCACCGGGCCGGAGGGCCATGCCCTGTCGCGCCCGCCCGAGGTCGAGGGCGAGGCCGCCAACCGCGCGATCATGATCGCCGGCGCCGCCGGCGTGCCGCTCTATGTCGTCCACACCTCCTGCCGCGAGGCGCATGAGGCGATCGCCCGCGCCCGCGCCAATGGCCAGCGGGTGTATGGCGAGCCGCTGATCCAGCACCTGACCCTCGACGAGAGCGAGTATCGCAACAAGGACTGGGCCTATGCCGCCGCCCGGGTGATGAGCCCGCCCTTCCGCTCCAAGGACCACCAGAAGTCGTTGTGGGACGGGCTGACTTCCGGCAGCCTGCAGGTCGTCGCCACCGACCACTGCGCCTTCAAGGCCGAGCAGAAGCGCATGGGCATCGACGATTTCACCCTGATCCCGAACGGCACCGGCGGCATCGAGGATCGCATGGCGGTGCTATGGACCCACGGCGTCAACACCGGCCGCCTGACCCCGAGCGAGTTCGTCGCCGTCACCTCGGCCAACGCCGCGAAGATCTTCAACATCTACCCGCAGAAGGGCGTGATCGCGCCCGGCGCCGATGCCGACCTCGTGGTCTGGGACCCGGCGGCAACCAAGACCATCAGCGCCGCCACGCAGCACTCGAATATCGAGGTCAATGTGTTCGAGGGCATGGAGGTGCGCGGCCTGCCGGTCATCACCCTGAGCCAGGGCAAGGTGGTGTGGGAGAACAGGGAGCTGAAGGTGCAGCGCGGCGAGGGCCGCTTCGTGCCGCGCCCCGGCACCGCCCCGGTGTTCGAGGCGATGAAGATCCGCAACGAGCTGCGCCGGCCGGTTCCGGTGAAGCGCGACCCCAGCGTGCATGTGACGCCATGA
- a CDS encoding O-methyltransferase, protein MSIGLNDALQRYLLDASLREPEILARLRRETRRVAADRAGMQITPEQGQFMALLARLIDARRLVEIGTFTGYSALAVMLALPPEARLLCCDVSDEWTSVARRYWQEAGVADRIELRLQPALDTLGELTRADWAGTVDMVFVDADKDNYPAYAEAAIGLLRPGGLLLVDNALWSGRVADPADRTPGTEAIRRVNAMLRDDPRVDFSLIPIGDGVALARKREPAEG, encoded by the coding sequence ATGAGCATCGGCCTGAACGACGCGCTGCAGCGCTATCTGCTCGACGCCTCGCTGCGCGAGCCGGAGATCCTGGCCCGGCTGCGGCGGGAGACGCGCCGGGTCGCGGCCGACCGCGCCGGGATGCAGATCACGCCGGAGCAGGGCCAGTTCATGGCCCTGCTGGCCCGGCTGATCGACGCCCGCCGGCTGGTCGAGATCGGCACCTTCACTGGCTACAGCGCGCTGGCGGTGATGCTGGCGCTGCCGCCGGAGGCGCGCCTGCTGTGCTGCGACGTCAGCGACGAATGGACATCGGTCGCCCGGCGCTACTGGCAGGAGGCCGGCGTCGCCGACCGGATCGAGCTGCGCCTGCAGCCGGCCCTCGACACGCTCGGGGAGCTGACGCGCGCGGACTGGGCCGGGACCGTCGACATGGTCTTCGTCGATGCCGACAAGGACAACTATCCGGCCTATGCCGAGGCCGCGATCGGCCTGCTACGCCCGGGTGGGCTGCTGCTGGTCGATAACGCGCTGTGGAGCGGCCGCGTCGCCGACCCGGCCGACCGGACGCCGGGCACCGAGGCGATCCGCCGGGTCAACGCCATGCTGCGTGACGATCCCCGGGTCGACTTCTCGCTGATCCCGATCGGCGACGGCGTCGCCCTGGCGCGGAAGCGGGAGCCGGCCGAAGGGTAA
- a CDS encoding helix-turn-helix transcriptional regulator — MQEVAACLPNGKAVLFFHDLDSGCGAFSLNAGFSADAMAAYGSHFSRVNPWMRAAAQRPVGLAVRAEQMLPRHDLLRTEFYADYLQPHGLGTAVGVTVYKEERCNFMLSVLGAETDDATVDAARALLGQLAPHLRRVFAYYRRSPQAGAALQDGLSLLDLLGIGLILVAPDRRIRHGNRAAEALIAAGGAVGQDGEGRLRFSSPDVTVALDRALGTIRLGLSRGLLDTQLLRRDGGRPPLRVRFVQLDPASVQVFFAGAAAMVLIEDPAVSSAAARIESARAAYGLTAAELRVARRLIEGLTPAEIAAVDGVSPLTVRSQLKSIFAKTDTRRQAEVVRKLSAGVL, encoded by the coding sequence TTGCAGGAGGTCGCGGCCTGCCTGCCGAACGGCAAGGCGGTGCTGTTCTTCCATGACCTCGACAGCGGCTGCGGCGCGTTTTCGCTGAATGCAGGCTTCTCGGCCGATGCCATGGCCGCCTACGGCAGCCATTTCAGCCGGGTGAACCCATGGATGCGCGCGGCGGCGCAGCGCCCGGTCGGGCTGGCGGTCCGGGCGGAGCAGATGCTGCCGCGCCATGACCTGTTGCGCACCGAGTTCTACGCCGACTATTTGCAGCCGCACGGCCTCGGCACCGCCGTTGGGGTGACGGTGTACAAGGAGGAGCGCTGCAACTTCATGCTCAGCGTGCTGGGCGCGGAGACGGACGACGCCACCGTGGACGCCGCACGTGCGCTGCTCGGCCAGCTGGCACCGCATCTGCGCCGGGTCTTCGCCTATTACCGCCGCTCGCCCCAGGCCGGCGCCGCCCTGCAGGACGGTCTCTCGCTGCTCGACCTGCTCGGCATCGGCCTGATCCTGGTGGCGCCGGACCGGCGAATCCGCCACGGCAACCGGGCAGCGGAAGCCCTGATCGCCGCCGGCGGCGCGGTCGGCCAGGACGGGGAGGGGCGCCTGCGCTTCTCCTCGCCCGACGTGACCGTCGCGCTCGACCGCGCGCTGGGAACGATCCGCCTGGGCCTGTCGCGCGGGCTGCTCGACACCCAGCTGCTGCGGCGCGACGGCGGCCGGCCGCCGCTGCGGGTGCGGTTCGTGCAGCTGGATCCCGCATCGGTGCAGGTGTTCTTCGCCGGCGCCGCGGCGATGGTGCTGATCGAGGATCCGGCGGTCTCCTCCGCCGCGGCGCGAATCGAGAGCGCCCGCGCCGCCTATGGCCTGACCGCGGCGGAGCTGCGCGTAGCCCGGCGGCTGATCGAGGGGCTGACCCCGGCCGAGATCGCCGCGGTCGACGGCGTCTCGCCGCTGACGGTGCGCAGCCAGCTGAAGAGCATCTTCGCCAAGACCGACACCCGCCGCCAGGCCGAGGTGGTGCGGAAGCTGTCGGCCGGGGTGCTGTAG